From the Euphorbia lathyris chromosome 6, ddEupLath1.1, whole genome shotgun sequence genome, one window contains:
- the LOC136234205 gene encoding calcineurin B-like protein 7 isoform X1 has translation MDYTLKSTNYRQLNFEWHDPTVSPKYCVLIMLLPFKNCFCLKRTKQVPGYEKPSILASETPFTVSEVEALYELYKKLSNSIFTDGLIHKEEFQLALFRNRNRRNLFADRIFDLFDIKRNGVIEFGEFVRSLGVFHPNAPVEDKVEFAFRLYDLRQTGFIEREELKEMVLALLHESDLDLSDDVVESIVEKTWRDADKKGDGRIDREEWKEFVSKNPSLLKNMTLPYLKDMTMAFPSFVLNSEVEDSEI, from the exons ATGGATTACACTTTGAAATCCACAAATTACAGACA GTTGAATTTCGAGTGGCATGATCCTACTGTTAGTCCAAAATACTGTGTGTTAATCATGTTACTTCCTTTTAAGAATTGCTTTTGCTTAAAGAGGACCAAACAAGTACCAGGATATGAGAAACCATCTATTCTTGCTTCTGAAACACCTT TTACTGTTAGCGAAGTAGAGGCCTTATATGAGCTTTATAAGAAATTAAGCAATTCAATATTTACTGACGGACTTATCCATAAG GAAGAATTCCAGCTTGCGCTCTTCAGGAACAGAAATAGAAGGAACCTTTTTGCGGATAGG ATCTTTGATTTATTTGACATCAAGCGCAATGGAGTAATCGAATTCGGAGAATTTGTTCGATCATTAGGTGTCTTTCATCCCAATGCACCTGTAGAAGACAAGGTGGAAT TTGCTTTCAGGTTATATGATCTAAGGCAAACTGGTTTTATTGAACGAGAAGAg TTAAAGGAGATGGTGTTGGCACTTCTGCATGAATCGGATCTGGATCTGTCGGATGATGTCGTTGAATCAATTGTCGAGAAG ACATGGAGAGATGCAGATAAGAAAGGCGATGGAAGGATTGATCGAGAAGAATGGAAAGAATTCGTGTCAAAGAATCCGTCTCTCCTAAAGAACATGACTCTGCCATATTTAAA GGATATGACGATGGCATTTCCGAGTTTTGTCCTAAATTCAGAAGTTGAAGATTCAGAAATTTAA
- the LOC136234205 gene encoding calcineurin B-like protein 7 isoform X2: protein MLLPFKNCFCLKRTKQVPGYEKPSILASETPFTVSEVEALYELYKKLSNSIFTDGLIHKEEFQLALFRNRNRRNLFADRIFDLFDIKRNGVIEFGEFVRSLGVFHPNAPVEDKVEFAFRLYDLRQTGFIEREELKEMVLALLHESDLDLSDDVVESIVEKTWRDADKKGDGRIDREEWKEFVSKNPSLLKNMTLPYLKDMTMAFPSFVLNSEVEDSEI, encoded by the exons ATGTTACTTCCTTTTAAGAATTGCTTTTGCTTAAAGAGGACCAAACAAGTACCAGGATATGAGAAACCATCTATTCTTGCTTCTGAAACACCTT TTACTGTTAGCGAAGTAGAGGCCTTATATGAGCTTTATAAGAAATTAAGCAATTCAATATTTACTGACGGACTTATCCATAAG GAAGAATTCCAGCTTGCGCTCTTCAGGAACAGAAATAGAAGGAACCTTTTTGCGGATAGG ATCTTTGATTTATTTGACATCAAGCGCAATGGAGTAATCGAATTCGGAGAATTTGTTCGATCATTAGGTGTCTTTCATCCCAATGCACCTGTAGAAGACAAGGTGGAAT TTGCTTTCAGGTTATATGATCTAAGGCAAACTGGTTTTATTGAACGAGAAGAg TTAAAGGAGATGGTGTTGGCACTTCTGCATGAATCGGATCTGGATCTGTCGGATGATGTCGTTGAATCAATTGTCGAGAAG ACATGGAGAGATGCAGATAAGAAAGGCGATGGAAGGATTGATCGAGAAGAATGGAAAGAATTCGTGTCAAAGAATCCGTCTCTCCTAAAGAACATGACTCTGCCATATTTAAA GGATATGACGATGGCATTTCCGAGTTTTGTCCTAAATTCAGAAGTTGAAGATTCAGAAATTTAA